In one window of Bacteriovorax sp. BAL6_X DNA:
- the ftsY gene encoding signal recognition particle-docking protein FtsY encodes MLQLVALLQSWADQAQLNMTITVEMAYAFIALCSALGISGFSGVFFLLKPKARPQLPEVTEVKEEVTTEAVEAPEGEAKEAPKDEPKPAPVPEKSWKDRLTKGLSHSRDGVWGKIGSLFSGGGLDEDALEEVEELLYGADLGPKATGELIESLEEKAKSSDFDEAQFKAYIKEFLKNKMAEVQSRNEGDLFEFSGNSTGMPKVIMVVGVNGAGKTTTIGKLATKLTQQGAKVVVGACDTFRAAAVDQLQVWCERAGATMIRAKEGANPSGVGYDALQTAINEKADYCILDTAGRLHTAGNLMEELSKSKAVLKKLMEDAPHHTLLVIDAITGQNAIRQAEEFHKALDLTGLVFTKCDGSSKAGSAISIVDSLQIPITYIGVGENVEDLSVFNLDEYLDALVGN; translated from the coding sequence ATGTTGCAACTCGTTGCTCTTTTACAGTCTTGGGCGGATCAGGCCCAGCTAAATATGACAATCACAGTCGAAATGGCATATGCATTTATCGCACTATGCTCAGCACTTGGAATTAGTGGATTTTCAGGTGTTTTCTTTCTTTTAAAACCTAAGGCCCGGCCCCAACTTCCTGAAGTCACTGAAGTTAAGGAAGAGGTGACTACTGAAGCTGTTGAGGCGCCTGAGGGTGAAGCCAAGGAAGCACCAAAAGATGAGCCTAAACCGGCTCCAGTTCCTGAAAAATCTTGGAAAGATCGTCTTACAAAAGGTTTAAGCCATTCTCGTGATGGTGTTTGGGGGAAGATTGGTAGCCTATTTTCTGGCGGTGGACTTGATGAAGATGCACTTGAGGAAGTAGAGGAACTTCTTTACGGAGCAGACCTAGGACCTAAGGCAACAGGTGAATTAATTGAGTCACTTGAGGAGAAGGCCAAGAGTTCTGACTTTGATGAGGCACAATTTAAAGCGTATATTAAAGAGTTCTTAAAAAATAAAATGGCCGAAGTTCAATCAAGAAACGAAGGTGACTTATTTGAATTTTCTGGCAATAGCACTGGCATGCCAAAAGTCATAATGGTTGTTGGTGTTAATGGTGCAGGTAAAACGACAACAATTGGAAAACTTGCAACGAAGCTTACACAACAAGGTGCGAAAGTAGTTGTTGGGGCCTGTGATACGTTTAGGGCCGCGGCCGTTGATCAACTTCAGGTATGGTGTGAGAGGGCAGGCGCAACAATGATTCGTGCAAAAGAAGGGGCCAATCCAAGTGGTGTAGGCTACGATGCCCTGCAAACTGCGATTAATGAAAAAGCCGATTACTGCATTCTTGATACAGCTGGCCGCCTACATACTGCAGGTAATTTGATGGAAGAGTTATCAAAGAGTAAGGCAGTATTAAAAAAATTGATGGAGGATGCGCCTCATCATACATTACTGGTAATTGATGCAATTACTGGTCAAAACGCAATCCGCCAAGCTGAGGAGTTTCACAAGGCACTTGACCTAACAGGTCTTGTATTTACAAAATGCGATGGTTCTTCAAAAGCGGGAAGTGCAATTTCCATTGTTGATAGTCTACAAATTCCAATTACCTATATTGGTGTTGGAGAGAATGTCGAAGACTTGAGTGTGTTTAACTTAGATGAATATCTTGACGCACTGGTAGGTAATTGA